A genomic stretch from Fimbriimonadia bacterium includes:
- a CDS encoding acetate--CoA ligase family protein has translation MLEALLTPKSVAVIGASRTPGKVGYAIVDNLRKGEFEGPVVPVNPSADEVCGFRCYPDLKSYGEPIELSVVAVPTPAVKAAVEASVQAGAQAIIIITAGFRETGADGAKLEHEIATYCTSRGVRVMGPNCLGLINTHHKLNASFATQMPLTGGISVVSQSGALCTAILDWAAGRLLGLSKLISMGNKADLTETDFLAALADDPDTKVIVLYLESITDGNQFIRVAENVASVKPVVILKVGTTQAGAKAASSHTGSLAGADIAYGAAFRRAGVIRADSFEQLMDYATAFAMQPLPKGNRVAIVTNAGGPGIMAADAAESAGMQVGPLEEAAEALREKLPAAASVGNPIDVLGDADPERYAMAVNAAQDDDAVDAIVTILTPQAMTRAADTARAIAGCVRGEKPVLAVFMGGADVMPGRAELVAHNLPDFTSPERAVDALRAMVDYAAWRRRPPRVLARFPVNRRRVERIITRHNRLHRTQVGEADAKDILRAYDFNVPKGRVAYSVEEAVEVATLIGYPVAMKIHSPDIIHKSDIGGVKLRLNTPDDVRDAYELMMLRIGKRMPDARLDGVYVEEMCKPGREVIIGVTRDPQFGPMLMFGLGGIFVEVMKDVTFHLAPITADEAVQMLMSTRSAALLQGARGQARVDINAIAAALQRISQLVTDFPQIEEMDINPLITGPVGMEPIAADARITLKLGE, from the coding sequence ATGTTAGAGGCTTTGCTCACACCGAAATCGGTCGCAGTGATCGGCGCATCGCGTACCCCCGGCAAGGTCGGCTACGCGATTGTGGACAACCTGAGGAAGGGTGAGTTCGAAGGGCCGGTCGTACCCGTCAACCCCAGCGCGGACGAGGTCTGTGGGTTCCGGTGTTACCCGGACCTCAAGAGCTACGGCGAGCCCATCGAGTTGAGCGTGGTCGCAGTACCGACGCCTGCGGTGAAGGCTGCCGTCGAAGCGTCGGTGCAGGCGGGCGCACAAGCAATTATTATCATCACCGCCGGATTCCGCGAGACGGGCGCCGATGGGGCCAAGCTGGAGCACGAGATCGCCACCTACTGCACCTCGCGCGGCGTTCGGGTGATGGGGCCGAACTGCCTGGGCCTGATCAACACGCACCACAAGCTAAACGCTTCCTTCGCTACCCAGATGCCACTCACGGGGGGGATCTCCGTCGTCTCGCAATCCGGCGCGCTGTGTACGGCCATCCTGGATTGGGCCGCCGGGAGGCTGCTGGGTCTGTCCAAGCTGATCAGCATGGGCAACAAAGCCGATTTGACCGAGACTGATTTCCTGGCCGCTCTCGCCGACGATCCGGATACTAAGGTCATCGTGCTCTACCTGGAGAGCATCACGGACGGCAACCAATTCATCCGAGTTGCCGAGAACGTCGCCTCGGTGAAGCCCGTCGTGATCCTGAAAGTGGGTACCACGCAAGCCGGCGCGAAGGCTGCTTCTTCGCACACTGGCAGCCTGGCCGGAGCGGACATTGCATACGGGGCAGCTTTTCGTCGGGCGGGTGTCATCCGCGCGGACTCCTTCGAGCAGTTGATGGACTACGCGACCGCCTTTGCCATGCAGCCGCTGCCCAAGGGCAACCGCGTGGCCATCGTGACGAACGCAGGAGGCCCCGGCATCATGGCCGCCGATGCTGCGGAGAGCGCGGGGATGCAGGTCGGACCGCTCGAAGAAGCCGCGGAGGCGTTGCGAGAGAAGCTTCCTGCAGCGGCCAGCGTCGGTAATCCCATAGACGTTCTCGGCGATGCCGACCCGGAGCGCTACGCGATGGCCGTGAACGCCGCGCAGGACGATGACGCAGTGGACGCCATCGTGACTATCCTGACCCCGCAAGCGATGACTCGGGCGGCAGACACCGCTCGTGCGATCGCTGGCTGCGTTCGCGGCGAGAAGCCCGTTCTTGCGGTATTCATGGGAGGCGCGGACGTGATGCCCGGGCGGGCGGAGCTAGTTGCGCACAACCTGCCGGATTTCACTTCACCCGAACGAGCGGTGGATGCACTGCGTGCCATGGTTGACTACGCCGCATGGCGGCGCAGGCCCCCGAGGGTGCTAGCGCGCTTCCCCGTCAACCGACGCAGAGTGGAGCGCATCATTACGCGTCACAACCGACTGCACCGCACTCAGGTAGGCGAGGCGGACGCCAAAGACATCTTGCGCGCCTATGACTTCAACGTGCCAAAGGGACGGGTCGCATACTCGGTGGAAGAGGCCGTAGAGGTAGCTACCCTGATCGGCTATCCCGTCGCCATGAAGATCCACTCACCGGATATCATCCACAAATCGGACATAGGTGGTGTCAAGCTGCGTCTGAATACCCCGGACGACGTGCGGGATGCTTACGAGCTGATGATGCTCCGAATCGGCAAGCGCATGCCGGATGCCAGACTGGACGGTGTCTATGTCGAGGAGATGTGCAAGCCCGGCCGCGAGGTGATCATCGGTGTCACCCGAGATCCGCAGTTCGGTCCGATGCTGATGTTCGGACTCGGCGGCATCTTCGTCGAAGTTATGAAGGATGTAACCTTCCACCTTGCACCCATCACGGCGGACGAAGCGGTGCAGATGCTGATGAGCACACGCTCGGCAGCGCTGCTGCAAGGCGCGCGGGGCCAGGCTCGCGTGGATATCAATGCGATTGCTGCCGCACTCCAACGAATCAGTCAGCTCGTCACGGACTTCCCGCAGATCGAGGAGATGGACATCAACCCGCTTATCACCGGTCCAGTGGGAATGGAGCCCATCGCCGCGGACGCCAGGATCACTCTTAAGTTAGGGGAATGA
- the ilvE gene encoding branched-chain-amino-acid transaminase — protein MSGRETQAVVAPVSTGPLVWLNGEVCPLEKAVTKVGDHAHLYGDGLFEGIRIYSRNIFKLDEHLNRLYQGIKSLSIEGMMPKEELRKIVLDTCAQAGISDGYIRLNVTRGTGLGLDPRNIKQVPNVMVMISHLRLYTPEMYETGLTAITCSTRVFPPQCLDPRIKTIGRYVANIQAKIEANSQGAGEGIMLNVEGTVAEGTGDNLFVVRGNRLSTPTASCGILRGITRDTALSIGAEMGMDVVEERLSLFDVYNADEAFLTGTAAEIIGMVKLDGRTIGDGHPGPVTKQITQRFRELTTTVGEKF, from the coding sequence ATGAGCGGTCGAGAGACACAAGCGGTGGTTGCCCCTGTAAGCACGGGTCCCCTGGTCTGGTTGAATGGAGAAGTTTGTCCCCTGGAGAAGGCGGTCACCAAAGTCGGTGACCATGCCCATCTGTATGGTGATGGCCTATTCGAGGGCATTCGCATTTACAGCCGAAACATCTTCAAGCTGGACGAGCACCTGAACCGGCTGTACCAAGGCATCAAGTCCCTGTCCATCGAGGGCATGATGCCAAAGGAGGAACTGCGGAAGATCGTGCTCGACACCTGTGCGCAAGCTGGGATATCGGATGGATACATCCGCCTGAACGTGACTCGCGGAACCGGTCTGGGGCTGGACCCGCGAAACATCAAGCAGGTGCCGAACGTGATGGTGATGATCAGCCACCTTCGGCTGTACACACCCGAGATGTACGAAACGGGCCTGACTGCCATTACCTGCTCCACGCGGGTATTCCCCCCGCAGTGTCTCGACCCGCGGATCAAGACGATCGGGCGCTATGTGGCGAACATACAGGCCAAGATCGAGGCGAACTCCCAGGGCGCTGGCGAGGGGATCATGCTCAACGTGGAGGGAACCGTCGCCGAGGGTACCGGTGACAACCTGTTCGTGGTGCGGGGTAACCGGCTTTCGACGCCCACCGCGAGTTGCGGCATCCTCCGCGGCATCACACGCGACACTGCGCTCTCCATCGGAGCCGAGATGGGGATGGACGTGGTAGAGGAGAGACTGTCTCTGTTCGACGTCTACAACGCGGACGAAGCCTTTCTTACCGGTACCGCAGCCGAGATCATCGGCATGGTGAAGCTGGACGGCAGGACCATCGGGGATGGGCATCCCGGCCCCGTCACCAAGCAAATCACGCAGCGGTTCCGAGAGCTGACCACGACCGTGGGAGAGAAGTTCTAG